The Pyrococcus kukulkanii genome contains a region encoding:
- a CDS encoding DUF835 domain-containing protein yields MVDALDLLKILTEFGAVIISSLWLYLMIKHRKALPYSIGKLGDILMWGLVLIWIGFLVNFANEFVPRLTTSVKAIKVSKTADDVFIILGASLVTYYLYQVFEKKMPKVTPMQVPIDMGSSKLSPGAYLISSNVPLEDVVKFLKGKSMLAITRRPQDYEKLGIPYIWLTKTEGENTIYPTNLPKLLHTMVTHANGNTAFILDGLEYLILENGFESVMKFLSSARDYMITKGSILITFVGEKTLDDHQLAVLKRELKELEII; encoded by the coding sequence ATGGTCGATGCCCTGGACCTCCTTAAGATATTGACCGAATTTGGGGCAGTCATTATTTCAAGCCTGTGGCTCTATTTGATGATAAAACATAGAAAGGCTCTCCCCTACTCCATTGGAAAACTTGGGGACATTCTCATGTGGGGTTTAGTTTTAATTTGGATTGGGTTCTTAGTCAATTTTGCTAATGAATTTGTACCGAGGCTGACAACGTCAGTTAAGGCAATAAAGGTATCAAAAACTGCAGACGATGTCTTCATAATCCTAGGTGCAAGTCTCGTAACTTATTATCTCTATCAGGTCTTTGAGAAGAAAATGCCGAAAGTAACTCCTATGCAGGTCCCAATTGACATGGGAAGTTCCAAACTTTCTCCTGGGGCATATCTAATTTCCTCAAACGTCCCTCTAGAAGATGTTGTAAAGTTCCTGAAGGGAAAAAGCATGTTAGCAATAACAAGAAGACCCCAAGACTATGAAAAGCTTGGAATACCTTATATCTGGCTGACAAAGACTGAAGGAGAAAATACTATATACCCAACAAACCTTCCAAAGCTACTTCACACAATGGTAACCCATGCTAACGGAAATACGGCATTCATCCTTGATGGATTGGAATACCTAATCTTAGAGAACGGCTTTGAAAGCGTGATGAAGTTTTTATCAAGTGCAAGGGATTATATGATAACGAAAGGATCCATATTAATAACCTTTGTAGGAGAAAAGACTTTAGATGACCACCAACTTGCAGTATTGAAAAGAGAATTAAAAGAACTGGAAATAATCTAG
- a CDS encoding toprim domain-containing protein — protein MTIVDVRILVEGASDVEVVSKALQGLALGSEYNITISSIIPTTNIEIAKSAAAGADLLIIATDADRVGRELAERLFNELSEMVGHIERMKLPLGHDLEHIDVELVRKELKNALVRAGLKTLQRLPEYMELRRDYLDLKGKFEELEKENEELKKKIEELEKKYQEAQEELKRAEAENSRLMDIVKKRAKVYSLKEKWEELFPGIELPSEELFDKAVKNLGFSGKVIVGQGFVYAEDEKLLEELLRTVYLALKLTEKEEREEREIEVVEGGEKVEEEIEVIETEGEKVE, from the coding sequence ATGACAATTGTTGACGTTAGAATTCTCGTGGAAGGAGCAAGTGATGTTGAAGTAGTTAGTAAGGCCCTCCAAGGTCTAGCACTTGGAAGTGAGTATAACATAACAATATCTTCTATTATACCGACAACAAACATAGAGATAGCGAAGAGTGCTGCCGCCGGTGCTGACCTCTTAATCATAGCAACTGATGCAGACAGGGTAGGTAGGGAGTTGGCAGAGAGATTATTCAATGAGTTAAGTGAGATGGTGGGGCATATAGAGAGAATGAAATTGCCCCTGGGGCACGACTTAGAGCATATAGATGTAGAGCTTGTAAGAAAGGAATTAAAGAACGCCCTTGTTAGGGCAGGACTCAAGACCCTACAAAGACTCCCAGAATATATGGAGCTCAGAAGAGATTATCTTGACCTAAAGGGGAAGTTTGAAGAATTGGAAAAAGAAAATGAAGAGCTAAAAAAGAAGATAGAAGAGCTCGAGAAGAAGTACCAAGAAGCCCAAGAAGAATTAAAGAGAGCCGAAGCAGAAAATTCAAGGCTAATGGATATAGTTAAAAAGAGAGCAAAAGTTTATAGCTTAAAAGAAAAATGGGAAGAGTTATTCCCAGGAATTGAACTACCAAGCGAGGAGCTCTTCGATAAAGCAGTAAAAAATCTTGGCTTTTCAGGGAAAGTAATAGTTGGCCAAGGGTTCGTTTACGCGGAGGATGAAAAGTTATTGGAGGAGCTTCTGAGGACAGTATATCTAGCCCTTAAGTTAACTGAAAAGGAAGAAAGAGAAGAAAGGGAAATTGAGGTTGTTGAAGGAGGAGAGAAAGTTGAAGAAGAAATTGAAGTCATAGAGACTGAGGGAGAGAAAGTTGAGTGA
- the rsmA gene encoding 16S rRNA (adenine(1518)-N(6)/adenine(1519)-N(6))-dimethyltransferase RsmA — MLKDRLFSLLSKYNLRVKDSLGQNFLIVPDIIEKAIEVGKVSERDIILEVGPGLGFLTDELAKRARKVYAIEVDKRIIEILKKEYNWKNVEIIQGDAVKIEWPEFNKVISNLPYQISSPFTFKLLKTEFERAVLMYQLEFAQRMIAKPGSRNYSRLSLMIQALADVKIVMKIGKGAFYPRPKVDSALVLLKLKPKNERIYLHEGLVNALFQHKRKLVGKALRESAYILGMDKRVLKNIKVPYSNKRVYQLTPQEVKDIEEFLKGKGIIGENS, encoded by the coding sequence ATGCTTAAGGATAGGCTCTTTTCCCTTCTTTCAAAATACAATTTAAGGGTGAAAGATTCCCTAGGACAGAATTTCTTGATCGTTCCCGATATCATAGAGAAAGCTATTGAAGTTGGGAAAGTTAGTGAGAGAGATATAATCCTAGAGGTTGGCCCTGGGCTAGGTTTTTTAACTGATGAGCTTGCCAAAAGGGCTAGAAAAGTTTACGCGATTGAAGTTGACAAGAGGATAATAGAGATACTAAAGAAAGAGTACAACTGGAAAAACGTTGAGATTATCCAAGGAGACGCTGTAAAGATCGAATGGCCCGAGTTTAACAAAGTCATATCAAATTTACCGTACCAAATATCCTCCCCATTTACCTTTAAACTACTAAAGACTGAATTTGAGAGAGCCGTTTTAATGTACCAGCTAGAGTTTGCCCAAAGAATGATAGCAAAGCCAGGAAGTAGAAACTATTCAAGGCTATCTTTAATGATCCAAGCATTAGCCGATGTTAAGATAGTTATGAAAATTGGAAAGGGGGCTTTCTATCCAAGGCCGAAAGTTGATTCTGCACTTGTTTTACTGAAACTTAAGCCTAAGAATGAGAGGATATACCTCCATGAAGGGCTTGTAAATGCATTATTCCAGCATAAAAGAAAACTCGTTGGAAAAGCCTTACGAGAGTCCGCTTATATCTTAGGTATGGACAAGAGGGTGCTGAAGAATATTAAGGTACCTTACTCAAATAAGAGAGTTTACCAGCTCACACCTCAAGAAGTCAAAGATATCGAAGAGTTCTTAAAGGGGAAAGGTATTATAGGGGAAAATTCCTAA
- a CDS encoding DUF655 domain-containing protein, whose amino-acid sequence MDYYRRHPYHQSIRKKKNVEYEEYAYVLDYLPNGYPDLRTGHYLGKPVAQVIGEKAFTLLEVTPKEDLMLYERVFIGKGNRDKIAIINKKLSYEELTDTAKAELPYVIEEIVKNNEERFIKFFNVAPPITNRLHSLELLPGIGKKHMWDIIEEREKKPFESFEDLKKRVKGLPDPVKMIAKRILEELQGKDKYRIFVGQHRIFRD is encoded by the coding sequence ATGGATTACTATCGCAGGCATCCCTATCATCAGAGCATTCGCAAAAAGAAGAACGTTGAATATGAAGAATATGCGTACGTATTAGATTACCTCCCAAACGGTTATCCTGATCTAAGAACGGGACACTACCTCGGGAAGCCCGTTGCCCAGGTAATAGGGGAGAAGGCATTTACTCTGCTCGAGGTAACCCCAAAGGAGGATCTAATGCTGTACGAGAGGGTCTTTATCGGAAAGGGGAACAGAGATAAGATAGCGATTATAAATAAGAAGTTAAGTTATGAGGAGCTGACGGATACAGCAAAGGCCGAATTACCGTATGTAATTGAGGAGATCGTTAAGAATAATGAGGAGAGATTCATAAAATTCTTTAACGTTGCTCCTCCAATTACCAATAGGCTCCACAGCCTTGAGCTACTCCCGGGAATTGGGAAAAAGCACATGTGGGACATCATTGAGGAGAGGGAGAAGAAACCCTTTGAGAGCTTTGAGGACCTAAAGAAGAGGGTCAAAGGTCTGCCCGATCCTGTAAAGATGATAGCGAAGAGGATACTCGAAGAATTGCAAGGAAAAGATAAATACAGAATATTCGTTGGCCAGCACAGAATATTCAGGGATTAG
- a CDS encoding methionine adenosyltransferase: MARNIVVEEIVRTPVEMQKVELVERKGIGHPDSIADGIAEAVSRALCREYIKRYGVILHHNTDQVEVVGGRAYPKFGGGEVVKPIYILLSGRAVELVDQELFPVHEVAIRAAKEYLKKNIRHLDVENHVVIDSRIGQGSVDLVSVFNKAKENPIPLANDTSFGVGFAPLTETERLVLETERLLNSEKFKKEYPAVGEDIKVMGLRKGDEIDLTIAAAIVDSEVANPKEYMEVKDKIKETVEELAKDITSRKVNIYVNTADDPKKDIYYITVTGTSAEAGDDGSVGRGNRVNGLITPNRHMSMEAAAGKNPVSHVGKIYNILAMFIANDIAKALPVEEVYVRILSQIGKPIDQPLVASIQVIPKQGHTVKEFEKDAYAIADEWLANITKIQKMILEDKITVF, from the coding sequence ATGGCGAGGAACATCGTTGTCGAGGAAATTGTAAGGACACCAGTTGAAATGCAGAAGGTTGAGCTAGTGGAGAGAAAGGGAATTGGTCATCCGGATAGCATAGCTGATGGAATTGCCGAGGCCGTAAGCAGAGCGCTTTGTAGGGAGTACATAAAGAGGTACGGGGTTATTCTTCATCACAACACCGATCAGGTAGAGGTAGTTGGTGGAAGGGCCTACCCAAAGTTCGGTGGTGGGGAGGTAGTTAAGCCCATCTATATCCTACTATCCGGAAGGGCAGTTGAGCTTGTTGATCAGGAGCTCTTCCCGGTTCATGAGGTTGCCATAAGGGCGGCAAAGGAGTACCTAAAGAAGAATATAAGACACCTCGACGTCGAGAATCACGTTGTGATAGATTCAAGGATCGGTCAGGGAAGCGTTGACCTTGTAAGCGTGTTCAATAAGGCCAAGGAAAACCCAATACCACTTGCAAACGACACATCATTTGGAGTTGGTTTTGCCCCCTTAACGGAGACAGAAAGGCTCGTTCTTGAAACTGAGAGGTTACTGAATAGTGAAAAATTTAAGAAAGAGTATCCTGCGGTTGGAGAAGATATAAAAGTCATGGGGCTCAGGAAGGGGGATGAAATCGACCTGACAATTGCTGCCGCAATAGTTGACAGTGAAGTTGCTAATCCAAAAGAGTACATGGAGGTAAAGGACAAGATCAAGGAGACCGTTGAAGAGCTGGCTAAAGACATAACGTCAAGGAAAGTCAACATATATGTTAACACGGCTGATGATCCTAAGAAGGACATCTATTACATCACCGTTACCGGAACGTCGGCTGAGGCAGGTGACGATGGATCTGTGGGAAGGGGCAACAGAGTTAACGGCCTTATAACTCCAAACAGGCACATGAGCATGGAGGCCGCTGCCGGTAAAAATCCTGTTTCGCACGTTGGGAAGATATACAACATTCTTGCAATGTTTATAGCTAACGATATAGCGAAGGCCCTTCCAGTTGAGGAGGTTTACGTGAGGATACTCAGCCAGATAGGTAAGCCGATTGACCAGCCCCTAGTTGCCAGCATTCAGGTTATTCCAAAGCAGGGTCACACTGTCAAGGAGTTCGAGAAGGATGCCTATGCAATAGCTGATGAATGGTTGGCAAACATAACAAAGATCCAGAAAATGATACTTGAAGATAAGATTACAGTGTTCTAG